The genomic stretch TTGAGGATCTCCCAGGAGTCCGATTGCAAGGCTGCAGCTTCTCTCAGGATCTGAATGGCCTGCTCATTTCGGTTTTGTGCTGAGAGGAAGACCGCATAGTTTTTGAGCGTATCCAGGTTTCCAGGGGCGAGTTCCAGAGCCGCCTGATATTCAAATTCTGCTTCAGGATTTTCGGCTTTTGCCAGGGTGTTCGCCAGATTGAAATGCGAGAGATGCAGTTGCGGTGCCAGTTCCACGACCTGGCGGCAGGTCGAAATGGCTTCTTCGAGCTGATCCGTTTCTGCAAGCAGATTGCCCAGGTTGATCAATGCTTCCCGATAGAGGGGCTTGAGTTCCAGCGCACGCCGGTATGCCTGGATGGCCTGCTCCTGTTCTCCCGCCAGGGCCAGGGTGATAGCCAGATTGTACACAAACGCGGCATTCTCTGGTTCCAGCTCCCGCGCACGTTCGTAGTTTCTGATGGCGTCGTCCAACCTGCCCAGTCCTTTGCAGGCCGCGCCGCGGTTGGAAAAGAACGAGCCGATTCCATCATTCTGACAGATCGCACGGGTGATGAAATCGATGGCTTTCTCGAACTGTTGCAGGTGGAGATACACTACACCCAGCAGATGTAATGCGTCGACCTGTCCCGGGTCATGCTGCAGCACTTCGCGGTAGAGTTGCTCTGCCAGAGGCAGGTTCCCCGCCTGATGCTGCTTAACTGCAGTATTCAGTAATTCCTGAGGTGAAGGCATGACATCTTCTTTCAATCATGAAGCTGATTGAAACGGTTTTCAATCTGAGCTGAGACTGGTAGCCTGATCTGGAGGGGCAGGCTGAGTTTTCCGGTTATTCTGTCTGTATCGGCTGAGCTGGGGGGATAGATAAGTGGTTTCTTGGGCCAGAGGCAAATCAGCCTGAAACAGGGGAAAAGACTCTTATATCGGAAGAGAAATAGGTGGGATAGGTAAATGAGAAAAGCACTGTCCGCCTTGCGATGGATAGTGCTTTTCTGTTTCGTATCAGATTGTTTTCAGTCGGTAATCGACTTACTCAGGGCTTATCTGAGCAGACTCAATACCTGCTGTGGGTTCTGGTTGGCAATCGAGAGAACCGAAATACCAGCCTGGTTCAGAATCTGAGCTTTGGTCATGTTTGCGGTTTCGACAGCGAAGTCGGTATCCACGATCTGACTACGGGCTTCGGAAATGTTTTCCAGAGCCACACCCAGTGATGAAACGTTGGTTTCGATCACGTTTTTCTGAACCGCACCCAGACGACCACGGAGAGTCGATACACGGTTGATCGATTCTTCGATGATGTTCACCAGGTCGGAACCAGGAACAGAAGGACCGACGTCCAAGAGGCTCTTACCACCGCCCGAACCGATTTCGAACAGCTTACCGGAAACACCACCCAGACGGGCTGTGTTAACAGCTTCGATTCCGATACCAATCTGACCAGCGGCAGAGACGTCCTGACCGATCTGGAACAGCGAACCACCACCAGTGATGGTGAGGCTGGCCGTGTTGTCGGCAACGTTGGCAGCGGAGGTAAAGGAGAACGAAGCGTCGAGCTGCTGCGAACGGATGTTGGCAGTCAGACCGGAACCCTGGGCAACCTGCCCGTTGATCCGAGTCACGATGTCCGAACCAATGGCACGCTTCAGGGCGTTGCCGTCGGTAATGTTGTCTACTGTATCGAAGCTACCGTTGAGAACATTCACATCGACGAATTCATCAGCACCGTAGTTAGCAGCACTGAAAGTCAGGTAAGCGTTGGTTCCGCCGGACAGGGCAGCAGCAGCTTCTGCTTCGACGACACCTGAACCATCACCTTCTGCGGCGGTGGAGATCAGAGCGTTCACGTCAGCGTTGCCATCCAGCAGCGTTTTGATAGAACTTGCGTTTGATGAAATGTCACCGTTTGCCAGTGTTCCGAGGCTGACCACAATCGTAATATCAGTGTTGGTGTTATTGAATGTGATGTTGGCTGAAGCACTGTTGGCAGACGGGTCAACAAACTGGACGCGGATGTTCTGTCCGGTATCGCCGAGAACACTGTCTGAAGTCCGGGCATCGGTGAAGGTCAGACCGGAGTTCGTAGCGTTGGCATTGTTGAAGGACAGGTTGCTGGCAACCTTGTTGGTTTTCGTTGCTGTCACACCGGTAATGTCACTCACGCCGTTTACGGCGTCTTTGACGTTATCCAGTGAGCTGGAAGCACCCAGGAACAGCACCTGGCTACCGCTTTTACCACCCACTTCGATGGTGGTTGCGCTGGCCAGACCGCCGTCAACAGCACTGTAATCCAGGCTGGCCTGAGTGGCAGCGGTTACAACTGTGGCATCCAGAGTGATGGTGCTGCTGGTTCCGAATACAGCTTCGTTGACCTGGTAGTCAGACAGTTTAGCAGCATCGGTGGCAGAAGCCTGTGTACGGAAAGCTTTGCTTCCATCGATCAGCTTGTCGCCAGCGAATGAGGTGTTCGCTGAAATACGGTTGATGGCTGATAACGCTGTATCGATCTGGAGCTGATTCGCTTCGATTTCGTCCTGAGACAGAGCGCCTTTGTTCAAACCTTCCTGAACCAGACCACGAACCTGGTTCAGCAGGTTGGTGACTTCGCCCAGAGCCGAGTCAGCGGTGGCAATCACGTTGCTGGCACGGTTTGAGTTTTTGATAGATTGTTCAATCGCGGAAACCTGTGAACGCAGGGTTTCACTGGCAATCAAACCGGAGGGGTTATCTTTACCAGAGTTAATTTTCAAACCGGTGGACAGACGGGTCAATGAGGTGTCCAACAGGTTGGTAGACTTATTCAAACTACGTAAGCCTCTCAGCGCGGCTACGTTAGTATTAATTCGTGTCATGGCAAACAGCCTTTCTCACTTGTAATGAAAGCTCCCTAGGGGTTTTCAAGGTTAGAGCTACTATATGATTCAGGTTCTCGAGCAGTGCTGAAACCGCCCGCAAACATTAGTTTTCGTTCCTGTCATATCCGAGAAATGTGGATCAATGTCATCTGTCGTGACAGGATGCCTCGAACTGATGTGGCTTATCTTTCCATAACAAAACCATTCCAGATTCAGATGATGCAATGAATGTACAGAGGGAAACTGCGCATTCACGCTCCTTAACTATCGGAATGTTACTTTGGGTAAATTAAGCGACTCTGGTGTTTTTTTGAAAATAAACCGATCTCTCCGTTTTCCCATGCAGGAAGGGATGACCTGTAACTGTTATCCGATCCTTCATCAAAAGTTCGGCTGCACCTGCCTTAACGTGAGAGAGGAAAATGGTGATCATGACAGGCGAAGCGACAGAAAGACCGAGTCAGTCGTCATGATCGTTACGTTTTACCTGACAGGACGTTGCCTCGGCGGCGAAACGGGCAGGGTTGGGCTAACCGTCATATTTTGACAGGCTGTTCCAAAACTGACTCGGCTCATCTTGATCTGAATAGACTTTCAGTCAGGAGAAACGTCAGTCGTTCAGCGAGTGACAGGCGCTGTCGGCTCGTGAGGCTCTCCTCTACAAGTGGATGGCGAAGTCGTTGTTATGAAACATCAGGAAGTATTCTCTGCGCGATGCCGGGAAAAACTCTGGACCGGGAGCGACTCGGGCTGGTGTTGTCTCGATGATTCCGCATGTCGGATTGAGGGAATGACTCGTGCGCATTGGGGGAGTGCGGATGACTCACTTACTGGTCGCACTGATCACAACAATTGCCAGTAGTTCGTTGGTGATTTAATTACGGCGAGAGAGGAATCATTAATCTGTTTCCAGGCAGCTTGCGTTTGCGTTAATACGAATCACGTTCACAGGCGAAGGTGACAACTTTTTATGCCTGCTGTCGCAGAGTTATTGATTATACGGGTTAATGCTGATTCTTCTGATGAATGCAGGTCGTAACAAATGAACTTAGTTCGCACTCTCACTGAAACAGTTCATGCAAAAACTCTTCGCTTATTACTCAAGATCGCTGATCGGCAATGACGATCCATTTTTCATATCTTACCAAAAGCGAATCCGCAACCGCAGGTGGTTGAATAGTCAGACAGATGATGTCGCAACGGTTGATGGAATAAATAAGAAGAATCATAGTTCACCTGCACCGGTCCATTCGCTTGCCAGGATTAAAACATCCTCAGCAGACCATAATCATAAATCGCATACCTTAGGGAGCAGCATCGCATGCCTTTGTGTCCCCAACACATCAGTCAGCAGGTTAAGGAAGCCCATTCACGATTAGGAGGATCACTTGTAAAAATTCAGAAAGCCCGTCATGACTCAGCAGTTGAATCTGATAATCTGAAATCCATGTTCCAGTCCTGGGAACAGAAGTGGATGCATCGTCGCGAGCTGATCGCCAGCCGCATCCAGACTATTGAAGCCCAATTAAAAGAACTGGCGGAATCTGAGCTGCCCATGCCCCAGTTCACCATTTTTGACGATCCCGGGGAGTAAACCCCGGGGCACTGTTTCCTGTGCCTATGCACTTCTGAGCTGGTGCACGACCCTGCTGATCCGGCGGATCGCTTCCTCGATTTCCTCATTTGTATTGAGGAACGAGAGACTCAGCCTGAGAGCAGACTGATAGACCGGCTCGGGACAGCCCATTGCCAGCAGAACCGGAGCGGGATCCCGGGAACCGCTGGCACAGGCACTGCCCAGGGAACAGGAAATGCCCGCCAGGTCCAGGGAGATCAGCAGCGCCTCCCCGTCCAGTCCAGGGAACGAAATATTCAATGTGTTCGGCAACCGGTGCTCCAGCGAACCATTGATCACGACCGGCGGGCAATGCTCCTTCAGCCCCTGTTGCAGGCGATCGCGAAGGGCGGCCATTTGTTCTGATCGCTGTCTGTGATCGCGGATGGCACACTCCAGTGCCCGTGCCATCCCCGCGGCCAGGGCAACAGGTTCGGTTCCCGCCCGCTTGCCCCGTTCCTGGTGACCGCCGGTGATCTGGGGGAGTAATCGGGCATTTTCTTTCACAATCAGCGCACCCACGCCCCGTGGTCC from Gimesia chilikensis encodes the following:
- a CDS encoding flagellin N-terminal helical domain-containing protein, producing MTRINTNVAALRGLRSLNKSTNLLDTSLTRLSTGLKINSGKDNPSGLIASETLRSQVSAIEQSIKNSNRASNVIATADSALGEVTNLLNQVRGLVQEGLNKGALSQDEIEANQLQIDTALSAINRISANTSFAGDKLIDGSKAFRTQASATDAAKLSDYQVNEAVFGTSSTITLDATVVTAATQASLDYSAVDGGLASATTIEVGGKSGSQVLFLGASSSLDNVKDAVNGVSDITGVTATKTNKVASNLSFNNANATNSGLTFTDARTSDSVLGDTGQNIRVQFVDPSANSASANITFNNTNTDITIVVSLGTLANGDISSNASSIKTLLDGNADVNALISTAAEGDGSGVVEAEAAAALSGGTNAYLTFSAANYGADEFVDVNVLNGSFDTVDNITDGNALKRAIGSDIVTRINGQVAQGSGLTANIRSQQLDASFSFTSAANVADNTASLTITGGGSLFQIGQDVSAAGQIGIGIEAVNTARLGGVSGKLFEIGSGGGKSLLDVGPSVPGSDLVNIIEESINRVSTLRGRLGAVQKNVIETNVSSLGVALENISEARSQIVDTDFAVETANMTKAQILNQAGISVLSIANQNPQQVLSLLR